The following are encoded in a window of Impatiens glandulifera chromosome 5, dImpGla2.1, whole genome shotgun sequence genomic DNA:
- the LOC124938992 gene encoding pentatricopeptide repeat-containing protein At1g12775, mitochondrial-like has translation MRPSLFPRRSSLQAFFFSSFSASRPTHSADPLHYFKVFSSLTKDLSQNPRNFKSLRLLDSLLIQSHLFDPVTSIFVIDCLSQLKKVQRAKSVISHLKTKGNISHYVLYSLILDFVLKDYKITDVESLWNEIPSFESQIDISDYIIHVSRHGENHEIKAVFERIRMDLGSLNRDGSIALIASLCRINEGLLAKEIIQEMNDNDVKVDDFSYFLTFQCLCRDGYIEEADFILRKLVRTNWQIDISVYGSFLYALCKSGRFREANKLFNKLIKDEQSLSFQNRDISLKEGRRVMFQLSGKSLIPSIMVYEAYFRSLCSFGRLDEAEELLKKIMRMKIVPEICIYRSFIKALLSAGREDDAMRFLNSERLKGIVDSDELTGFLIEGLCEKGKIDLGFRILNGVVARGGFVNRVDLFNGLLEGYWKGGRVVEAEGLFGEMKKGSFGIVNLRSYKIMVIGYCSGDCELKKVTSSFDEMVKNNIEVDWEVYEAVMMLLCCRGEFDRVLDYLNKMIETGSFVSSLRFRKVFDLMISSRALG, from the coding sequence ATGCGGCCGTCTCTCTTCCCTCGCCGTTCATCTCTCCAAGCCTTCTTCTTCAGCTCTTTCTCCGCCTCTAGACCTACGCACAGCGCCGATCCTCTACACTATTTCAAGGTTTTCTCCTCTCTCACCAAAGACCTCTCGCAAAACCCTAGAAACTTCAAATCCCTAAGATTGCTAGACTCGTTGCTCATCCAATCTCATCTGTTCGATCCAGTAACTTCAATCTTTGTAATTGATTGTCTATCACAATTGAAAAAGGTACAGAGAGCTAAATCTGTCATCtctcatttgaaaacaaaaggtaACATCTCTCATTACGTTTTATACAGTTTGATATTGGATTTCGTACTCAAGGATTATAAAATCACCGATGTTGAGTCTTTGTGGAATGAGATTCCCTCGTTCGAATCTCAAATTGATATATCCGATTATATCATACATGTTAGTAGACATGGTGAAAATCATGAGATTAAGGCAGTTTTCGAGAGAATTCGAATGGATCTTGGGAGTTTGAATAGAGATGGTAGCATTGCTTTGATTGCTTCTCTATGTAGAATTAATGAAGGATTGTTGGCTAAAGAAATCATTCAAGAAATGAATGATAATGATGTTAAAGTTGATGATTTCAGTTATTTTCTTACATTTCAATGCTTATGTAGAGATGGGTATATTGAAGAAGCTGACTTTATTTTGAGAAAACTAGTTAGAACTAATTGGCAGATTGATATTTCTGTATATGGAAGCTTTCTTTATGCTCTTTGTAAATCAGGTAGGTTTAGGGAGGCTAATAAGCTCTTCAACAAGCTTATAAAAGATGAACAATCtttatcttttcagaacagagaTATATCCTTGAAAGAGGGAAGAAGGGTTATGTTTCAGTTGAGTGGCAAGTCCTTAATTCCCTCGATTATGGTTTACGAGGCTTATTTTCGTTCCTTATGTAGTTTTGGAAGGCTCGACGAAGCCGAGGAATTgttgaagaaaataatgagAATGAAAATTGTCCCTGAAATCTGCATTTACAGGTCTTTCATCAAGGCACTATTAAGTGCAGGCCGTGAAGATGACGCGATGAGATTCTTGAACTCAGAGAGATTGAAAGGGATTGTTGATAGTGATGAGCTAACGGGTTTTCTTATAGAGGGTTTGTGCGAAAAGGGTAAAATCGATCTTGGTTTTAGGATTTTGAATGGGGTTGTGGCGAGAGGTGGTTTTGTAAATCGGGTGGATCTTTTTAACGGTTTGCTTGAAGGTTATTGGAAAGGAGGAAGAGTTGTAGAGGCTGAAGGGTTGTTTGGGGAGATGAAGAAGGGAAGTTTCGGTATTGTAAATTTGAGGAGTTATAAGATCATGGTTATTGGATATTGTAGTGGTGATTGTGAGTTGAAAAAGGTGACAAGTTCATTTGATGAGATGGTGAAAAACAATATCGAGGTTGATTGGGAGGTTTATGAGGCGGTTATGATGTTGTTGTGTTGTCGTGGGGAGTTTGATCGTGTTCTTGACTATTTGAATAAGATGATTGAAACGGGAAGTTTTGTGTCTAGTTTAAGATTTAGAAAAGTCTTTGATTTGATGATTAGCTCTAGAGCTTTAGGGTAG